GACTAGGCGGACCATCCTCCCGTATGCCTCGTATTCCCGAATCCCGGCACCCAGTCCATTTTCCCCAGAGCCATGGGCCTGTGACTCACCCGCAAGGTATCTTCTGAACACCAAGGCAGGGGTTGTAGTGCAAAGGGAGGACAGTTTACATGGTGAGACATGGGGAGACTTCTTGGGTTCATGAGGTCCGTGGTGCCAGAATGAAGTGGGGTGCTGCGTGGGACTTAGGGGGAGGCAGTCACCTTGGCCtcataggccactttgtgcctccAGGTGAGCACTGTAAGATACTTGCAAAGTAGTGGGTGGAGCCTCACAGGAGTCAGGGAAGGCTAACCTGCGGCCCTGTTTCCTCCCCAGGGAACGGCAGGAGCAGCTAATGGGATACCGGAAGAGAGGGCCAAAGCCCAAGCCGCTGGTGGTTCAGGTGAATACCTTCATCTGGATCCCAATTACTTGCAGTCACTGGGGGGATTACTGTGGTGCACctcaatttcctttcctttctcctacaCCTCTCACCCCACCCCCTTTGAAGCTGCTTCCACCTGATGCTCCCAGCGTGCCAGTGGACTGAGCTTCTCCCTCCTCTCACCCCACCTTAGGTACCCACCTTTGCCCGGCGCTCCAATGTCCTGACAGGCCTCCAAGACTCCTCTGCTGACAACCGGGccaagctggagctgggcacccAGGGCAAGGGCCAGGGGCACCAGTACGAGCTCAACAGCAAGAAGCATCACCAGTACCAGCCACACAGCAAGGAGAGGTCTGGCAAGCCGCCACCACCAGGCAAGAGCGCCAAGTACTACTATCAGCTGAACAGCAAGAAGCATCACCAGTACCAGCCCGACCCTAAGATGTACGATCTGCAGTACCAGGGTGGCCACAAGGAGGCATCCAGCCCCACCTGCCCGGACCTGGGCGCCAAGAGCCACCCCCCTGACAAGTGGGCCCATGGTGCAGCAGCCAAGGGCTACCTGGGGGCAGTGAAGCCCCTGGCTGCAGGGGCTGGAGTGCCAGGAAAGGGCTCTGAAAAGGGTCCTCCCAACGGGCTCACGCCGGCGCCCAAGGAGGCGGTGACTGGGAATGGGATTGGGGGCAAGATGAAGATCgtgaagaacaagaacaagaacggGCGCATTGTGATTGTGATGAGCAAGTACATGGAGAACGGCATGCAGGCCGTGAAGATCAAGTCCGGGGAGGCGGCGGAGGGCGAGACTCGCTCCCCGGGCCACAAGaagcgagcagtggaggagcgCCACGCCCCAGCCGACAGGACTTTTAAGAAAGCCGCGGTGGGGGGGAGCCGAGGAGAAGAAGGCCGAAGTGCCCTGCAAACGCAGGGAGGAGGAGGCTCTGGGCCCCGGGGACTCGCAGGCTCGCGACCCAGGCTCCCGGAAGCACTCCCCAGCCAAGGAGGCCTTTAGTGAGCAGCCACTGCAGCTCACCACCAAGCCGGACCTGCTGGCCTGGGAACCGGCCCGGAGCTCACACCCGCccgcccaccaccaccacccccacccccaccaccccgCGGTCGGCCTGAACCTCACCCACGCACGAAAGCGCTGCCTCTCCGAGACCCACGGGGAGCGGGAGCCGTGCAAGAAGCGGCTGACCGCCCGCAGCATTAGCACGCCCACCTGCCTGGGGGGTAGCCCGGTGGCCGAGTGCCCCCCTGATGGGTCACCGCCGGCGaccaccaccaccgccgccgccgccaccaccaccaccacgctcCCGCAGCCCGAGGTCATCCTGTTGGACTCAGACCTGGACGAGCCCATAGACTTACGCTGCGTCAAGACGCGTAGCGAGTCGGCTGCGGCTCCGCCCAGCTCCCTCCAGGTGAAACCCGAGGCTCCCTCCGCAGCTGCCAGCACCGTGGTGGCCCCGGTGACAGCCACCGAGAAACTGCCCACGGAGACCCCGGATGAGCCCATAGAGTCGCTGAGCGAGttcaagcccttctttgggaatATAATAATCACTGATGTTACCGCGAACTGCCTCACGGTCACATTCAAGGAGTATGTGACCGTGTAGCCTGAGGGAGTCGGAAGGGGCCAGCGCCGGCCACCGGCCTGAAAGCCTGCAGCCACCGGAAAGCTCCCGGGGAGATGCTCTAGCCCGAAGAGCGGGTGGCCTTCCGGGGCACCGCGGGTGATGACTGCAGGGTGCTTTTGGACTTCCCTGTCAGTGAGGTGCCTGCATTCTTAACACCACAAGCCCCTTCTCCACAAgagacccttcccccaccccctcctcctcctcctcctcctcctcctcgtggACCGAACTGACCCGGAAGCCCCGGCAGTCTCAGAGTTATAGTATTATATTTTAACCGTGCTAACGTGTCCAGTGCTGACTCTACTCCCGTTTGTACGTGGTGTTATTAAAATGTATTGTTTGAGCTCAAAAGGCCTGATGACCCCCTTCgggctgatatatatatatatacatatatatatattatatatatatttatttgtaggtatttatatattgaaatataaaaaCCTAGATTTATGGAGTTTCCTCTAGATCATGTTATATTCTATATCAGACAAATTATTTTCTGTTCGCCTTCCCTTCATTCAGTATTTCGGttgatttatttcctccctccAGGAACTGCAATACCAGTAATCttggtatatattttttgataCTGTACACATGGATGTGTTGTTtctatgtgcaaaaaaaaaaaagtttgttaaaAGGCTAAACGAGCTCTCTAGAATCTGCTGCTACTAGAAATGTCTAAACTATAAGCTTCCAATTATTACCTGCTTGAATGTAAATATTAAATGGAGATGTTGAAGGTGCATTGTTGCTGTCTCAGATTAACGTAGGAGGGACATCAGAAGTTGGGAGAGGAGGCTCGACCCTCTGCCACTCCACTTCCACCTCAGGTCTTAAGAAGGAAGGGTGAGGGCTGGTGGCATTGGAGCAGATGCTGTGCGGGAAAGTGGGAAGGAACACCCCTGGAAAGAGGAACTCccgctgggggagggggagtgatATGCCAGAGCCACCCCAGCCCCAGGGGCTTCCTAGATGGTGATGCCCCCATCACTGGCCAAGTCCCTGGTGGCATCAGggtggggaaagggaaaaggggcAATGAGGTGATCAACTCGGGAGAGCAGGGTGGGCTGGCCTCCCCCTCCTGCATTCCCCCCTTCAGGCAGCTGGTTATCTTTGTCTCCCAGGTGCCAGCAGGTAAGCCGACATTCCTCAGTACTCCCCGTGGACAGCAGCTTGGGTATggtggggagcccctgccctcaGTCCCTTGCTGGCACGGTCAGCCCCGTCCCTGCTGAGGACGCATCGGTCGGTCCGAGGTTCTTTCTGTGCCAGGCTCTCCACGGAAACCACCAGGCCAGAGGCTCTGACTGGATGCTAGAGAGAGCTAGAGAACTGCCctagggtggggtggggtggggggaagagtctTCCTGTGGAGTGGAAGGGGAGGGGTGGTCAGGCCTGACAGACGACTTCCTTAGTGACTTAGTGAGCCAGGTGAGCTTGACACTGGCTGCCCATCCCCATGAGGATGAAGATTAAAGCTCTGTATGGGGGGAAAGGGTTAAGGGCCCCAAGGGGGCAAAGGGTGTGACTCCGGGCCAAGCAGCCATGACCTGGGAATATCAGGGCCTTGGCCTTGGCTTTCAGTtcacacagtgatcttcctcaTGGCACAGTGCCCCCCACAGGGCCTGGGGGTGGGTCTGGGTAGTTCATGCCTCTCCTGAGGGATGAGCCTGGCCAGGCACCAGTACAGAAAAGAGCAATATGGTTCAGAATGTGGGTGCTGGCAAGGTGACCTAAGGGGCAGAATTGGGAAGGCCGAGAGGGCGGGAGTCTGGATTCACAGAGTGGCCAGTGTTGGCTACAGGCCACCAGCggctggaggtgggggaggggagcagaaggagggaggggaagggaggagagaagggaagcgaattttttttaaaaaaggctttgGGAGTTTCTAGCTCTGGCTTTTGTGAATTGCCCCTCCCACTAccccatcaccccagcccccacCAGAGTGAGTTAAAaacccctccccctccacctAATGAACGCCCTTTGCCACCCTGCAAGTGGAGGAGGCTGATCTTGCTGCTGGCAACTGGCCTACTCAGCACTAGAATTGGGCCTGTCCTTCACTGGCTGGTACACAAAGGCCCATGCCAGGCAGGAACCTCAGCCCCGGCTTTTCCAGTTGAGGAGAACTGAAAACTCCCGGATGCTAGGGAGCCCCTGGTTCAGGTCTACAGAGTTGAGGACTTGGAGAGCTCTGCGGGCCTGGGGCGGAGGGAGGAAGCTGGAAGCTGGCTCTGTTAGAGGCCAGGGAGTGACCGCAGTTCCACGGCCTTGCCTGGTAAGGCCTGCACTGCAGGTGAGCTGGAGCTTCAAAAACTAGGCAGCGTGGCACAGCCTTTGGAGAGGGGGACCTGGGCACAGGACACATGAAAGCAGTAAGTGGGGCTGACATCCACAGGAACAGCCGAGGTGCCAGCCTGGTGTCCGGGACCTTTTAGTCCCCCCAGGGTCAAGTGCCTGTTGTCCACGGAGCTCCTCAGATATGCTAAGTGCCCCCTGGATATCTTGTCTAATTGAGTACCCCTAAGAACAGCTCCCTGGGGGACAGGTCTGAGGTCCTGATAGGGAGACAGCTTGTCTAGGGTACATGGTCACTTACCTGGTTCTGTGCTAATCCTACATCTAAAGCTGGTTTCGCCTGGGACTCTGTCCTCCAAGAACCTTGgcacttggtgggggggggggggagggaaagcaaAGAGTAGAGGTCTTCACCCTGCATTTTGGACACCCAAACTTCTTCCTCATGATGCTGAGCCTCCATCACAGAGGCAGGAGCTGGCCAGTGTAAAGGAAGGAGGGGACCCCTGGGCCCCGACTCCTGCCCCAGCTCTCCCTGGCTGCAGCTCTGACTTGCCAAGGTCAGCCCGTCCTAGGACCCCACTGTGGGGGCGATGTTCCCATAAATCCAGCATGCACTGCGTCAAAGTCTAGGATGCCCAGCTGCATTTGAATACGCAATGTGCAAGCCTGAATACTGGATGTGCAGTGCGTCATTTTTAGTACACATATGTCCCATGAAACAGCTAAGAGATGgaaacacttaaaaaaagaagaagaagaaaaggatgtGTTGTTTAGGTGAAGCTGAAACTCCAATGAGTTCCCTGGATATTGTCTAGGAATTCCAGTTTGGAGCCTGGATCGTCACCATGGCCTTGTCCGTCCCTGCCCATGGGGATGCCCAAGTCCAATAGCAGAGAGAAGACACCAGCAGAAAGCCGCCTGTGCTGTCAGTGCGGGCACAGCAGCCCAACAATGAAATGGCATTGAAGGGTTGCTGCCATCGGGCCCTGGCCTCTGGTTAGGGACAAGCAGGAGTACTCTGGTATGTGACAGGTTGAGACAAAGAACTGGGGGAAAGCCAGAATTGGACCTTTGGTCTTTGGGCTCACTTTGGGTTCTTAAATTGAGGCTCCTTCCCACACCTAACAGCATACTTCTAGAACATTCAAGGAAGACAGAACAGATCTGATTGCCATGCCCACACCCTACACCAAAAACTCTACCTTTCTGTACACCTGTTTCCTGGTTACCTTGAAAGCCCAGCGGTAAGGATGAAGTGAGTCAGGAGACAGCCTTGAGCACTTCTGGAAAAACCCCTAAATAAACACAGCCACTTCTCTGCCAGGGAACATCAAACACCCCAAGTCGGATGCAAGTCTCCCAACAGCCTCTGGCCTGCAGCCTTCCCTTGACCAAAGGACAGACATGCAGCAGGTTTGCTGTCCTCCAAACCACCGTGGCTGGGCTGCTTCCTGGGTGTGGGTGGGGGTCGCAACCGTGGCTCCAGCTCTGTGGTTCAGCCCTTCTGGGTGGACTGTCCCTGAGACCTCAGCTTCTGAGAGTGACTCAAGGCTCAGGTCCAGATAGCAAGTCTGAGCTGAGACCAAACCAGAGCCTGGTGACTTTTGAGGTGAGTGGATTCCATGATCCTGTGTTGTGCTTGCTGCCCATCAGGTGAAGACTCTGAGGAGGAAATTGCCTTGAAGGCTGTTATTCTTGGACACAAGGGTCCATTTCCTGAGGCCATTAGCGCAGAAGtctacccctccctcccccattcccaGCCTCTTCCTTGAAAGTTAACGATAACAGTCAACATTGATTTCTTACCATGTGTGGGGGGTCAGCACATTTACTTCTCTCATCCCTTGAGGTGGGTTCCATCGTTACCCCTGTTTTATGAAGGCTGGGAGGCTAACCTGCCCTCGCTGAAAAGGCTAGTCAGCAGGGTAACCTCTAGGTGTCATTGTGAATAGCACTGTCTCCAGGTTCCTACTGCTCATCTCCAGAGTTCTGTGGCAGTTTAAGAAGCTGGCTCAGCTCTTATCCCCTCCCTGAGGTTGTTCTAGATTATACCCTCTGGGCCACCAAAGTGTTCACCCTCCAATCCTGCCTGCTACACAGAGTTAGCTCCAGGGTGGTGCCGCCTATAAGCATGCCTGGGCCTCACTTCTCCTTCAGACACAGCACTGAGCTCTtggaagacagggtctcatgtagcccaggctgccctccagCACGTTTTGTAGCTAAAGGATGACCTTAAGCATCTGGTCTTGCTACCTCtatcttctgagggctgggattacaggtgtgtgccactacacctggtttatgcGGTGTTAGGGATCGAACCCAGAGCTCtgtacatgctaggcaggcaccctaccaactgagctacaccccaggcCCTTGTGACCTTCTTAACTCTGCCCTCCGTTTGATACCTTGGGAGTGTGCCTCTGTGTGCCAAGtcctgtttgcatgtgtgtgtgtgtgtgtgtgtgtgtgtgtgtgtgtgtgatgggccCTTGGACAGTGTGGCTGGTTCCTGGGCCACAAACCGCTCACATTCCAAATCAGTGGGAGCCCTGGTTCAAATGGCTCAGCTCCTCATGGCCACCAggctcttcctttctccccacccTGGGCTGAGAACGCTCACTCTGTGCTCAGCTGCTCTAGGTCTTGCTGGCCCCTCCTCCTCACCTGAGTGCTTTGTGGATTTCTGGAAACTCCAGGTAATTATGTAGTAATTGAATTTAAGGACAATCCTGGAGGAGGATGGAAGAAGATCCAGATCTTATTTCTGTGCAACAGGGCAGCCATCTCCTTATGGATGCAGTTTGAAACACGTGGCTCAGAGTCCTAGAGATGTGGGCACACACGTGACCCCCaatcacatgtgcatgtacacacacacacacacacacatacacacacacttctgcTCCTGGGCTTGGTCATCATATGAACTGTAAGACCTGATAGAGATGAGAGCCTATTACATGTTAGCTGCAATTGTCTGCAAGTTTTCAAGTCTAGGTTAGGGCAGAAGGCCAGTATTGATGAAGAACGCTCCTGGAGCTAGgatgatggttcagtgggtgaGAATACTTGCTGTGCAAAAATGAAGACCtgcgttcaatccccagcacctaggcatgcctgtaaccccagcagtcacgggggcagatagaggaagatTGTTGGGGCTCCTTGCTCAGCCAGTCTAACGAAACATATCTGGGGGTCCCCAGGTACAGTGAGAGacaatctcaaggaaacaaggcagaagagcagTAGAAGACACCTGGCCCCCTCCTCTGGTGTCTGCAGCGGGTGTGCTGCGTACACATACTGTAtacacagaccaaaaatgaaaagtaattaaataatttaaaaattaagaataaaggaTGTTCTAGGATCACACAcatgggtgtgtgcatatgtatctgtgtgggggtgggtgggtgggtgggtgggtgcatatgtatctgtgtgggggtgggtgggtgggtgggtgcatgtgcacacctgtgcGTGCAGTCAGGGACAGAGAGTGACAGTGCCACCACCTGTACTGGCAGGAGTGCCTCTGCCCTGGCTGCCCCAGTGAAGGACCCTTTCAAACACACCGTGGAGCTTACATCACCCACAGCCTGCCGGATCCTTTTAACCTGCACAGGTGTCCTGTAAACCTCCCTGGATTTCCTCCCTTTCCTGTTTCATCTGAGAAATTCTTCACTAATTCCATGGTATCTGGTTTCTCATTGTTTCCCTCTGCTTCAGACAAGCCTCTTGGGGTGGCTTTGGAAAGGTATGTTTAATGCTCTAGGCCTTCCAAAATGACAGAGACTCTACGCTCACTTGTACCACCATCCTCACAGCTTCTGAAGAGAGGCTGTGCCGGGGACCTGTGCAAATATCTATCCACAGTCAGAAGGTGTCCACTCTCTTTCCTAAAGCAGCTTCCAAACTGAAGAGCTGGGCAATTGTGTGAGGCTCCCTTGGAGCGTAACCCTGCAAGTAAGTGAAGGTCACAAAATAACGGTGTGCCATCCATTCTGCTAGGCCCTGTGCCACTGGAGTTGAGGACAAAGGAAATTGCAGGCCGTGGGCATGAGGCCTAGGCTTCCACAGCACCCACAGCGACTCTGTTCCTCTCTGAGCCTTCAcagaaggtggggtggggggaacaaaGTCATGAgaaagttgggggtggggagggaagaggtTGGTCAGCAGAACCCCTCCGGCATAAGCACATTTGAGCATCTAGCATGGATGGCCATTTCCTGCTGTGTTTACGTGACTCCATGCAGAGCGTGGGAGGCCCGGATGGGAGCGGGCAAGGTGAAGGAGGCTCCGCGCTGGCCATGTCCTCCTCAGGCTTCCAAGCGTCTTCCACAGGCTCCtctcctggcattgaaaattatttatgtttGCAAATTGCTTTTGACGCACATGAGTTATTCCTCTGGCCTGCCAACAGGTCTGGGGATGGGAGTTGTTGAGCCTGCAAACTGGGAATCCAAGAGAGACAGATGAAGAGCAGCGAAGTGGAAGTCAAGAGCCTGGGGAGTCGCTTATTGCTCTGCTGCCGCTGTAGCCATTATGTCTCCATAATGCCTGGGCTTCGGGTCACTCAGTCACAAAGCAAGAAGGTACTGGGGAGCTTGTGACATCTCTGAGCTTTTGTGGCTTTTCTGTGTCCTGAGCCAGTGTCGTTGAAAGAGGTTCAAGCTGAGAGTGGCCTTGCCTCCTGGCTACGCCCTGGCAAACCTGGCTGCTGTGGAGGCCCGAGGTGGAGTCCGAGCTGCTGAACCAGCCTGCAGGCCTGGCTGGCTGACCAGGAATGCGGCCtgtctttgtcttttgctcaAAGTGTCCTTAGCAATACCTTAGTCCATGGATGAAAACATGTCTCTGCCAAGGAACCGGATGGATGGAAAGTCCCTAGGCTGCTCCAAGAGagaaacacatacaaacatgggGAATAAGCATTGCTTCCCCAAGCAGGCCAGAGCAGGAATGGCTCTGTGGGGAAAGACTCCTGGTGGTGTCGAGTTGGAAGAGAGGCCTTTCAGTTTATTCAAAGCCCCTCACTCTGCAGAGAGGGGAGCTCAACTCCACCCCCCGCCGCCCTGAGACCAAAATCTATACCaaggaaaactactgatttcttgCAAGAGATTATTCTCTGTGTGAAAGTGGGCATCTGGGTCCCAGCACAGAATACTGTTTCCTTACTATAGAAATAGCTGGATTAACAGGAGTCCGGGAGTCACACAATGTAACTCAAAGTCCAGTACCATGGTCGGAAAGTGAGTGGCCACGGGTGGCTGCTAGAGTGCCATGGTCTGGCCTCTGTTTTTTGGACAGTGGTTTGGGACTTAATCCAGAAATCAGACATGAGGGTCAGGGCTTCCTCCAATTCAGTGACCACCGAGTGGGGACAAAGGTTACTGTGGGTCCAGTTCCTTGAGGTGCTGAGAAACCTGCTTACCTCAGAGCCTTGACTTGGCAGAAAGTCAGTGTTTGCTCAGCCCTGGCCAAGTCTTGGGGAAcctgagcccaggctgacaggggAGTTGGGGTCTGCATATCCCACTGGTGGGAGAGGGCTGGTGGGCAAGCAGAAGACAGCTGGAAAGTGGAGAGAAGGCTTCTCCACCCAAGCTTGCCCCTTCCCCTGGGCCTGGAGATGAAGTCCCagtgtgaggccctgcctcaggcAGAAGCGACTCAACAAGGACAGAGGGCACATGACACATTTCCCTTTGATTCCTCACATGAAAGAGGCACAAACCAGGGGGTGCACTGAGAGAGGTGGTCAGCTCTGCCTTGACCCATAGGTTAGTTTAAGTGGCCATTGTCCTCTGGAAGATTTACCACtttggagagagactggaaagGGGCAAAAGGAGACCAAaacagaaagaggggggaggaggcAACAAAGGGAAAAATGCAAACAAGTAgggagtagaaagagagagaagagaggagaggagaggagagggaaagagagaggagagaagggagaagagaggagaggagaggagaggaagaatgggaagaaagggaggtgagtaggggaggagaaaagaagggaggggaggaacagGGACTAGAAATATCAAGTGCTCATGACAGAAATCAGAAATAATgggggcagagggctggagaggtggctcagcggttaaagtgcttgcatgcaaagcctaacaacccaggttagaatccccagtacccacataaagtcaggtgcccacagtggcacatgcctctgggctttgtttgcagtgcctggaggtcctgatgtgcccattctctctgtctctcttctctctttctctacccttgaaaataaataaaagctttttttttatttttaaagagataatTGGGagactggcaagatggctcagtggttaaaggcacttgcttgcaaagcctgctggcctggattcaattctctaatgctcatggaaagccagatacacaaagttgcttatgagtctagagttcttatgtagcagcaggaggccctggcacacccattctcactcctgctctcataaataaatcaatattaaaaaaaaataaaacaaagtaagtcaggtgtggtggtacatgcctttaatcccagcacttgggagggcagggtaggaggattgctgtgagtttgaggccaccaaggctacatagtgaattccaggtcagcctgggctagagcaagactctgcttcaaaaaagcaataaataaataaaataataaaataaatacttggactgggaagatggcttagtggttaaaggcgcttgcttgcaagacctgccagtcgaggttcaattccccagtacccacataaagccagatgtacaaaatggtacatatgtctggggtttattttcaatagcaagagaccctggcatgcctatacactctctcctcacaaataagtatatttatatttatttttaaatatttttattttatttatttatttgaaagagggagagagaatgggtgcaccagggcctctggccactgcaaatgaactccagatgcatgcatcaccttgtgtatctggcttatgtgggtcctggggaatcgaaccgaggtcttttggctttgcaggcaagtgccttaaccattaagccatctctccagcccaaataagtatattaaaagaagaagaagaagtggaaGTAGTAGAGAAGAAAGACTAAAAGAGATAAGGCAGGAGATCTAAAGGCCAAACCAAAGATGGAGAAACAGGGGGCTTCAAGCAAACCCAGTAGGAAGCAATGAAAAGGACCTCCTCAGTGTCACTCAAGTGGGGACCAGCTGACATCTTGAGCCTCCTGACGCCATGCCCTGAGCAGGGTTCAGCATCACTGCAGGGAGAGCCCTGGTGATACAGAATATGAGCTGGGGTGATAACACGACATCTCGGTTCTGGCAGCTGCGTGAGAATACCCTGGTCTTGAGGACAACATGCTTCTAAAGTATGAGGCACAAAagggcacaaagcacccaaccgcAGTCCTGTAATTTATATTAGCACTTgcgtggtggaggcaggaggattgagagttccaggccagcctccacCACCCAAGTGCTAATGTCACAGCAATGCACCATCACACTTGCCTTAAGTTTGGTACCTTGTGTCCTTCTTACTCTCAAacagcagaaaaacaaaaacatggtaatctaagcatggtggtgcatgcctttgatccctgcacttgggaggttggtgtaggaggatcacagtgcaCTTacggccatcctgggctacatagtgagttccaggtcagccttgactaaagtgagagaccctgcctcaataagaaaaagaaaacacacactaagtgtaggtcagaggaagagaaatTGCCTAGCAGGCTCAAAGTCCTGggttcttttgtctttttaatttttgtttatttggttgagagaaagtacaggcatgccagggcctctggctgctgcaaacaaactcaggtgcatgtgctactttgtgcatctggctttatgtggctactgggaattgaacttggctatcaggctttgaaggcagccacttttaaccactgagccccaagCCCCTAGATCCTATCCCTAGCAgttcagaaacaaaataaaacacaacacaacTTACTGAAATCCCTTTACCAA
This is a stretch of genomic DNA from Jaculus jaculus isolate mJacJac1 chromosome 9, mJacJac1.mat.Y.cur, whole genome shotgun sequence. It encodes these proteins:
- the Cbx4 gene encoding LOW QUALITY PROTEIN: E3 SUMO-protein ligase CBX4 (The sequence of the model RefSeq protein was modified relative to this genomic sequence to represent the inferred CDS: deleted 1 base in 1 codon) codes for the protein MELPAVGEHVFAVESIEKKRIRKGRVEYLVKWRGWSPKYNTWEPEENILDPRLLIAFQNRERQEQLMGYRKRGPKPKPLVVQVPTFARRSNVLTGLQDSSADNRAKLELGTQGKGQGHQYELNSKKHHQYQPHSKERSGKPPPPGKSAKYYYQLNSKKHHQYQPDPKMYDLQYQGGHKEASSPTCPDLGAKSHPPDKWAHGAAAKGYLGAVKPLAAGAGVPGKGSEKGPPNGLTPAPKEAVTGNGIGGKMKIVKNKNKNGRIVIVMSKYMENGMQAVKIKSGEAAEGETRSPGHKKRAVEERHAPADRTFKKAAWGGAEEKKAEVPCKRREEEALGPGDSQARDPGSRKHSPAKEAFSEQPLQLTTKPDLLAWEPARSSHPPAHHHHPHPHHPAVGLNLTHARKRCLSETHGEREPCKKRLTARSISTPTCLGGSPVAECPPDGSPPATTTTAAAATTTTTLPQPEVILLDSDLDEPIDLRCVKTRSESAAAPPSSLQVKPEAPSAAASTVVAPVTATEKLPTETPDEPIESLSEFKPFFGNIIITDVTANCLTVTFKEYVTV